A portion of the Bosea sp. NBC_00550 genome contains these proteins:
- a CDS encoding LysR family transcriptional regulator yields MDRFEAMSVLLAVVEAGSLSAGARQLRAPLATVSRKVAELERHLGTRLVVRTSRRLSLTDAGRTYVAASRRIVGQLEEAEREAAGEYNAPRGALHITAPIAFGQRHLLPIALTFLAEQPEITLRLMLADQQVDLLNEHIDVALRIGHLADSALIATRVGAVRRVICASPAYLARRGVPRLPEDLAQHDGISFQGFAAAPEWRYRGDNVAFAVEPRQRLAVNTTEAAIQAALADLGIVRALSYQVEEELRSGRLQILLPDFAPEPLPVSLVYPAAELLPLKVRCFLDWTVPRLRARMAELHTERP; encoded by the coding sequence ATGGATCGGTTCGAGGCCATGTCGGTGCTGCTGGCCGTTGTCGAGGCCGGCAGTCTTTCGGCCGGCGCGCGGCAGCTGCGCGCGCCGCTCGCGACGGTCAGCCGCAAGGTGGCGGAGCTTGAACGGCATCTGGGTACCCGGCTCGTGGTACGCACCAGCCGGCGGCTTTCGTTGACCGATGCAGGCCGCACCTATGTCGCGGCCTCGCGGCGGATCGTCGGGCAGCTGGAGGAGGCCGAGCGAGAGGCCGCCGGTGAATACAATGCACCGCGTGGCGCGCTGCATATCACCGCGCCGATTGCCTTCGGGCAGCGCCACCTCTTGCCCATCGCGCTGACCTTCCTGGCGGAGCAGCCCGAGATCACCTTGCGGCTTATGCTGGCAGACCAGCAAGTCGACCTGCTGAACGAGCATATCGATGTTGCCCTGCGGATCGGGCATCTGGCGGACAGTGCACTGATCGCAACGCGTGTCGGGGCCGTCCGACGAGTCATCTGCGCGAGCCCCGCCTACCTCGCCAGGCGCGGCGTGCCGCGCTTACCGGAAGACCTGGCGCAGCATGACGGTATCAGCTTCCAAGGTTTCGCTGCGGCGCCGGAATGGCGCTACCGCGGAGACAATGTGGCCTTCGCCGTCGAGCCCCGCCAAAGGCTGGCCGTCAATACGACAGAAGCGGCGATCCAGGCCGCCCTGGCCGATCTCGGGATTGTTCGTGCCTTATCCTATCAGGTGGAAGAAGAATTACGCTCCGGCCGACTGCAGATCCTCTTACCTGATTTCGCGCCGGAGCCGCTGCCGGTTAGCCTTGTCTATCCTGCGGCCGAGCTGCTGCCGCTGAAGGTAAGGTGTTTCCTGGATTGGACGGTGCCGCGCTTGCGGGCTCGTATGGCGGAGCTCCATACGGAGCGTCCGTGA
- a CDS encoding MBL fold metallo-hydrolase, with the protein MTNLSRRAFASGLPLGILGGGLLPLLTPARSVAAPAAAGATPLAQIRIGRFTVTALTDGYADMPYTYFPGRTAAQVEQAATAQFVARPSGVRFVFNQYLIEDGERRILLDAGPAGSIGQTGALPQALAALGLRRDQIDAVIVTHMHQDHMGGLIAGGQNNFPNAELYIDRRDVTHWTDPAKRSGAPDYLQISFRMSAEVVRLYPRLQAIDGEREIARGISIVDLTGHTPGHIGVRIEDAGQSLIMVSDMLFPVVHPIATDVNFLFEQDRAAAKAMRDRFFPLAAAEGALIAATHMPFPGLGRIVSDRGQLRWQVADWALQI; encoded by the coding sequence ATGACCAACCTGTCCCGCCGTGCCTTCGCGAGCGGCCTTCCTCTCGGTATCCTCGGGGGCGGCCTCCTACCTCTCCTCACCCCGGCGCGCAGCGTGGCAGCGCCAGCGGCGGCCGGAGCGACGCCCCTGGCGCAGATCCGGATCGGTCGCTTCACCGTGACCGCGCTGACGGATGGCTACGCGGACATGCCCTACACCTATTTCCCGGGCCGCACGGCCGCCCAGGTCGAACAGGCTGCGACGGCACAATTCGTTGCCCGTCCCAGCGGCGTCCGCTTCGTCTTCAATCAGTATCTGATCGAGGATGGTGAACGCAGGATCCTGCTCGATGCCGGGCCGGCCGGCTCGATCGGGCAGACGGGCGCGCTGCCGCAGGCGCTTGCCGCGCTTGGTCTGCGCCGCGATCAGATCGATGCAGTGATCGTGACACACATGCATCAGGACCACATGGGCGGCCTGATCGCCGGCGGGCAGAACAACTTTCCCAATGCCGAGCTGTATATCGACCGGCGCGACGTCACCCACTGGACCGACCCGGCGAAGCGCAGCGGTGCCCCCGATTATCTGCAGATCAGCTTCCGAATGTCGGCAGAGGTTGTGCGCCTCTATCCGCGGCTGCAGGCGATCGACGGCGAGCGAGAGATCGCACGCGGTATCTCCATAGTCGATCTGACAGGTCATACGCCCGGCCATATCGGCGTGCGGATCGAGGATGCCGGCCAAAGCCTCATCATGGTGTCCGACATGCTCTTCCCCGTGGTGCACCCGATTGCGACCGATGTGAATTTCCTGTTCGAGCAGGACAGGGCTGCGGCGAAGGCGATGCGCGATCGCTTTTTTCCTCTCGCCGCGGCAGAAGGCGCACTGATCGCCGCGACGCATATGCCCTTCCCTGGCCTCGGCCGCATCGTCTCCGACCGAGGGCAGTTGCGCTGGCAGGTGGCGGACTGGGCATTGCAAATCTGA
- the rsgA gene encoding ribosome small subunit-dependent GTPase A: MSAITPDGPIRLKLPVHTNTGDFTVGDWVLVEPGTHLLRRRLERATVLARRIEGSVKPQLAGANIDTLFIVTSCNADFNVARLERYLALANESGAEPVILLTKADLVADVRPYLDQAASLQRGLAVATVNPRSSHAAAAFASWSGEGRTLALVGSSGVGKSTLVNALAGTIEGEPQQTGDIRAHDAKGRHTTTSRSLHAIASGGWVIDTPGMRTLHVSDAASGLETLFAEITELSPLCRFRDCTHEHEPGCAVQEAVAKGVIDAERFARWRKLDLENRARTSEVKRPRGKGR; the protein is encoded by the coding sequence ATGAGCGCAATCACGCCCGATGGGCCGATCAGGCTCAAGCTGCCCGTCCATACCAATACAGGCGACTTCACGGTGGGTGACTGGGTTCTGGTGGAGCCCGGCACACATCTGCTGCGGCGCCGGCTGGAGCGCGCGACGGTGTTGGCGCGGCGCATCGAGGGCAGCGTGAAGCCGCAGCTTGCCGGGGCCAACATCGACACGCTGTTCATCGTCACCTCCTGCAATGCGGATTTCAACGTCGCGCGCCTGGAGCGCTACCTTGCGCTGGCCAATGAGAGCGGGGCCGAACCTGTCATCCTGCTGACCAAGGCCGATCTCGTGGCGGACGTGCGGCCCTATCTCGACCAGGCCGCCTCCCTGCAGCGCGGGCTGGCTGTTGCAACCGTCAATCCGCGCAGCTCTCACGCTGCGGCTGCGTTCGCGTCCTGGAGTGGCGAAGGCCGCACCCTGGCGCTGGTCGGTTCGTCCGGCGTCGGCAAATCGACGCTTGTGAACGCGCTTGCCGGCACCATCGAGGGCGAACCGCAGCAGACCGGCGACATCCGCGCTCACGACGCTAAGGGACGCCATACCACGACGTCGCGCTCGCTGCATGCGATTGCCAGCGGCGGGTGGGTGATTGATACGCCGGGCATGCGCACGCTCCATGTCAGCGATGCGGCGTCTGGTCTCGAAACGCTGTTCGCCGAGATCACGGAACTAAGTCCGCTCTGCCGCTTCCGCGACTGCACCCATGAGCACGAACCCGGCTGCGCGGTCCAGGAGGCAGTTGCCAAGGGCGTGATCGACGCTGAGCGTTTCGCACGCTGGCGCAAGCTCGACCTAGAGAACAGGGCAAGGACATCGGAGGTGAAGCGGCCGAGGGGGAAGGGGCGGTAG
- a CDS encoding pyridoxamine 5'-phosphate oxidase family protein — MRHRYLEIASTPSVSAARERYGSALRSARADAVHHQDDVVRNHRLGGAEKEFIAARDGFYLASVSETGWPYVQFRGGPTGFLRVIDSGTLGYADFRGNRQYITTGNVLENDRVSLFMMDYAHQQRLKIFGRIRVVDAADDPALGERLVMPRYAGRVERLVLITVEAFDWNCPQHITPRFTEAELEVVLGPVRDEMALLRLENERLRREMPSWE, encoded by the coding sequence ATGCGTCACAGATATCTCGAGATTGCGTCGACGCCATCGGTCAGCGCCGCGCGCGAGCGCTACGGTAGCGCGCTCCGCTCAGCGCGTGCGGACGCTGTCCATCATCAGGATGATGTCGTCCGCAACCACCGGCTCGGCGGCGCCGAAAAGGAGTTCATCGCCGCCCGCGATGGCTTCTATCTGGCCAGTGTGTCCGAAACCGGCTGGCCCTATGTGCAGTTCCGCGGCGGGCCGACCGGCTTCCTACGGGTTATTGACAGTGGGACGCTGGGCTATGCGGATTTCCGCGGCAACCGGCAGTACATCACGACTGGCAATGTCCTGGAGAACGATCGCGTGTCGTTGTTCATGATGGACTACGCGCATCAGCAGCGCCTGAAGATCTTTGGCCGCATTCGCGTCGTCGACGCCGCGGACGACCCTGCGCTTGGGGAACGTTTGGTAATGCCGCGCTATGCAGGTCGCGTCGAGCGCCTTGTCTTGATCACGGTCGAGGCTTTCGACTGGAACTGTCCCCAACACATCACACCGCGCTTCACCGAAGCGGAGTTGGAGGTGGTGCTCGGGCCAGTACGCGATGAGATGGCACTCCTACGCCTGGAGAACGAACGTCTGCGGCGCGAGATGCCGAGCTGGGAGTAG